Proteins encoded within one genomic window of Drosophila willistoni isolate 14030-0811.24 chromosome XL unlocalized genomic scaffold, UCI_dwil_1.1 Seg141, whole genome shotgun sequence:
- the LOC6648405 gene encoding trypsin-2, translating into MYSSKFFVSILLLLQFSIKWNNANTDNRTDDKAYDVDTDAKDMPLVKLIPLNSTFITDYRSLERRRGKQNATEDDDFEFLITGGYRPQTNLLVRYAVSLRSKREFMFFGDDHFCGGAIISLKLILTAAHCIVKLKTGSTKKRAHDIRVVAGTERRLVRTDNTQILAVEKVIPHSKYTSSKVANDIGILKLKDEIKLNEGFVAIIPMADTPPKPGTKCTIVGWGSIIESGPAPDAVLNADVTIRDEADCTDVVPPLPKGTICANNQNDYEIDSCQGDSGGPMFCNNKLVGLVSYGSGCGRPGQMGVYSDVYYHRDWILGNSASSIRRSSSTIAIDTLMLLHLTLIKLAINVVV; encoded by the exons ATGTATTCATCTAAATTTTTTGTAAGCATCCTTTTATTATTGCAATTTAGCATTAAATGGAACAATGCAAACACCGACAATCGAACAGACGATAAGGCCTACGACGTTGACACGGATGCAAAGGATATGCCTTTGGTGAAATTGATCCCATTGAACAGCACGTTCATAACGGACTACAGGTCATTAGAACGAAGGCGAGGCAAGCAAAATGCCACAGAGGATGATGACTTTGAGTTTCTCATTACTGGCGGTTATAGGCCACAAACTAATCTCTTGGTTAGATATGCGGTATCCTTGCGCAGCAAACGGGAGTTTATGTTCTTTGGTGATGATCACTTTTGCGGTGGTGCCATCATCTCACTAAAGCTCATACTTACAGCGGCCCATTGTATAGTTAAGCT GAAGACTGgcagcacaaaaaaaagagctCATGATATAAGAGTTGTGGCCGGAACGGAACGTCGTCTTGTGCGTACTGACAATACTCAGATATTGGCTGTGGAGAAGGTTATACCGCATTCAAAGTACACTTCATCTAAAGTCGCAAATGATATTGGCATTTTAAAGCTAAAGGATGAAATAAAACTTAACGAGGGATTTGTGGCCATTATACCAATGGCAGATACTCCACCAAAACCTGGCACAAAGTGCACTATTGTTGGTTGGGGTTCAATTATAGAG AGCGGTCCTGCGCCCGATGCAGTTCTCAATGCCGATGTGACGATTAGAGATGAAGCGGATTGCACGGATGTGGTGCCGCCACTCCCGAAGGGCACTATATGTGCCAATAATCAAAATGATTATGAGATTGATAGCTGTCAGGGTGATTCTGGAGGTCCAATGTTCTGCAATAACAAACTTGTGGGCCTTGTCTCATACGGCAGTGGCTGCGGTCGACCCGGTCAGATGGGCGTTTACTCCGACGTTTATTATCATCGCGACTGGATTTTAGGGAATTCAGCATCTTCTATACGGCGATCCAGTTCGACAATAGCCATCGATACGCTAATGTTGTTGCATTTAACACTTATTAAGCTGGCAATCAATGTAGTAGTATAG